From one Halosimplex rubrum genomic stretch:
- a CDS encoding outer membrane protein assembly factor BamB family protein, which translates to MWKPSRRALIASLGTVLGAGYLGGRGYCHETGCADEQSKYLITPKLEPAWTKQTYNSCRFCRNDPGDKYDRESLAIADSNTLWTTSGSVFSRSPDSGEVNWEVDITTYTRPYAISHTDETVFIAGGRYPDGQPVASVDRETGEVLDKGKLPESPINMIPVLDGETETVCREANKIELLAYNARTGDYQWGTDDFAWISDFNIQRMAAGAGHIYLSGVNEANERVIVALDSVSGNPEWRFNPDRRPIWLKFSRDNLLFVHSTNYNDRKGKVVSLNPTDGTLSWEYTLEKEPDYNISMSNNHIVFDDPVSGKIHILDSRTGEHRWGTQIDERTVERPKVTNDSVFIPYQHSNNPLLPQVEHGMYQYNLNTRKLTGQRVFYDPIVDIAATNERAFVLSGPDIWGFQ; encoded by the coding sequence ATGTGGAAGCCGTCAAGACGGGCATTGATTGCCAGCCTAGGAACTGTTCTTGGAGCTGGCTATCTTGGTGGCCGAGGCTACTGCCATGAAACCGGATGTGCAGATGAGCAAAGTAAGTATTTGATCACTCCAAAACTTGAACCAGCCTGGACAAAGCAAACATACAATTCTTGCCGGTTTTGCCGCAACGATCCCGGAGATAAATATGACCGCGAATCATTGGCCATAGCCGATAGTAACACACTTTGGACTACATCTGGCAGTGTCTTTTCTCGCAGTCCAGATTCGGGCGAAGTCAACTGGGAGGTCGATATCACGACCTACACACGTCCGTACGCAATCTCACATACTGACGAAACAGTGTTTATCGCTGGGGGACGGTACCCCGATGGACAGCCAGTCGCCTCTGTTGACCGCGAGACTGGAGAGGTATTGGACAAGGGAAAACTGCCCGAATCACCCATCAATATGATACCGGTCTTGGATGGCGAAACTGAAACTGTCTGTCGAGAGGCTAATAAAATCGAATTACTCGCTTACAACGCACGTACAGGAGATTATCAGTGGGGAACTGATGATTTTGCCTGGATAAGCGATTTCAACATCCAACGTATGGCAGCAGGCGCAGGCCACATCTATCTATCAGGAGTCAATGAGGCGAACGAACGCGTCATTGTAGCACTCGACAGCGTATCTGGGAATCCAGAGTGGCGGTTCAACCCTGACCGCCGTCCTATCTGGCTGAAATTTTCCCGAGATAACCTGTTATTCGTTCACAGTACAAATTATAATGATAGAAAAGGGAAAGTTGTAAGTCTTAATCCCACAGACGGGACACTTAGTTGGGAATATACCTTGGAAAAAGAACCCGATTATAATATTTCAATGAGTAATAATCACATAGTGTTTGATGATCCAGTGAGTGGTAAAATTCACATCCTTGACTCAAGAACTGGTGAGCACAGGTGGGGCACCCAGATAGATGAACGGACCGTAGAACGACCGAAGGTAACTAACGATTCTGTATTCATCCCATATCAACACTCAAATAATCCACTACTTCCGCAAGTTGAACACGGTATGTATCAGTACAATCTAAATACACGGAAACTTACCGGCCAACGTGTATTTTATGACCCAATTGTTGATATTGCAGCTACGAACGAGAGAGCGTTTGTTCTCAGTGGACCCGATATTTGGGGATTCCAGTAA
- a CDS encoding amphi-Trp domain-containing protein, whose translation MSDTDESDDGRTTIRSGREFEQTYRLDASEAGAFLVDLGEQLQNGDELTIATDEWELPFAFGEPVELEVDFDGVDDPELEIELELPGRPDEEAPAVE comes from the coding sequence ATGTCTGACACGGACGAATCCGACGACGGACGGACGACGATCAGGAGCGGGCGCGAGTTCGAACAGACCTACCGCCTCGACGCGAGCGAGGCCGGCGCGTTCCTGGTCGACCTCGGCGAACAGTTGCAGAACGGCGACGAACTGACGATCGCGACCGACGAGTGGGAGCTCCCGTTCGCGTTCGGCGAACCCGTCGAGTTGGAGGTCGACTTCGACGGCGTCGACGACCCCGAGCTGGAGATCGAACTCGAACTCCCCGGCCGCCCCGACGAGGAAGCGCCCGCCGTCGAATAG
- a CDS encoding DUF7260 family protein has protein sequence MRPEPRDDPESSGWRPIDPVRPDRVAAGDTHLHRARERVRAERDAFAAKVDAYEAFADRVAEIGTEMPTAAPGVAVSGGGRRAGTPSTPDRCRRVRTAFDETVRPHSVADIDEPEPLTETLRAELPGTVAAALAPATETTFSPAVKRGVLGAVEARTGETETVLAALDREADGLSSAVALVEAATAWIAEAEETPLSEVGFDPLARRHRRLAGFEDRCEELASERQSTLAATTNQTPDAGVRHRDLVAFCYDELPVDYPVLSTVARLAETCRSCRRAVRTHLVRRA, from the coding sequence GTGAGACCTGAACCGCGCGACGACCCCGAGTCGTCGGGGTGGCGACCGATCGACCCGGTCCGACCGGACCGAGTCGCGGCGGGGGACACCCACCTCCACCGCGCCCGCGAGCGCGTCCGGGCGGAACGGGACGCCTTCGCCGCGAAGGTCGACGCCTACGAGGCGTTCGCCGACCGCGTCGCCGAGATCGGGACGGAGATGCCGACGGCCGCGCCGGGAGTCGCGGTCTCCGGCGGGGGCAGGCGGGCCGGGACGCCGTCGACGCCCGACCGCTGTCGCCGGGTCCGGACCGCCTTCGACGAGACGGTCCGTCCCCACAGCGTCGCGGACATCGACGAGCCGGAGCCGCTGACGGAGACGCTCCGCGCCGAACTGCCCGGGACGGTCGCGGCGGCGCTCGCGCCGGCGACGGAGACGACGTTCTCGCCGGCGGTGAAACGCGGCGTCCTCGGCGCGGTCGAGGCGCGCACGGGCGAGACCGAAACCGTGCTCGCGGCGCTCGACCGGGAGGCCGACGGGCTCTCGTCGGCGGTCGCGCTCGTCGAGGCGGCGACCGCGTGGATCGCCGAGGCCGAGGAGACGCCGCTGAGCGAGGTCGGATTCGACCCGCTGGCCCGGCGCCACCGGCGGCTGGCGGGGTTCGAGGACCGGTGCGAGGAACTCGCGAGCGAGCGCCAGTCGACGCTGGCGGCGACGACGAACCAGACGCCCGACGCCGGCGTGCGCCACCGCGACCTCGTCGCGTTCTGTTACGACGAACTGCCGGTCGACTACCCGGTGCTGTCGACGGTCGCCCGGCTCGCCGAGACCTGTCGGTCCTGTCGGCGGGCGGTCCGGACCCACCTCGTCCGGAGAGCGTGA
- a CDS encoding ABC transporter substrate-binding protein — protein sequence MSEDTSETSEVEAPTRRDYLRYGAAVGGGLVAGCTAGESTPTDDRGGESTETATPTPEPTATSSEGSTDSDAATATESYSVTMEPAGEVTFDAVPSDWIAFCGEFADMAVALGQADGMLGSGGADRYYTYVYDELPGVSVDQEPLERHPEVRTKEQFYELDADVHLYDTEMLVNWFDWDQSDVDEIGSNVAPFVGNLIFRRSDSWHDYRYYSLYDAFETVATVFDERERFEAFRRLHDDFLTRVQTRLPPAGERPSVMLTFEGTNEPETFSPYRLTDKGTSKKQWRDLGVGDALAGTGIENLSTENRGELDYENLLTVDPDVLLIRGHERKSAAEFRDTVVQFIEDHPVGGELTAVQNGRVYRGGYLHQGPIHNLFLTERAAKQLFPDEFGDVTSDAELFDRGRVADIVNGET from the coding sequence ATGAGCGAGGACACCAGCGAGACGAGCGAAGTCGAGGCACCGACGCGACGCGACTACTTGAGATACGGCGCCGCCGTCGGCGGCGGGCTCGTGGCCGGCTGTACCGCCGGCGAGTCCACGCCGACCGACGACCGCGGTGGGGAGTCGACGGAGACGGCCACCCCGACGCCGGAGCCGACGGCCACTTCGAGCGAGGGATCGACCGATAGCGACGCTGCGACGGCGACGGAGTCGTACTCGGTGACGATGGAACCCGCCGGCGAGGTGACGTTCGACGCCGTCCCGAGCGACTGGATCGCCTTCTGCGGGGAGTTCGCGGACATGGCCGTCGCGCTCGGGCAGGCCGACGGCATGCTCGGCAGCGGCGGCGCCGACCGCTACTACACCTACGTCTACGACGAGTTGCCCGGCGTGAGCGTCGACCAGGAACCGCTCGAACGCCACCCGGAAGTCCGGACGAAAGAGCAGTTCTACGAGCTCGACGCCGACGTCCACCTGTACGACACGGAGATGCTCGTCAACTGGTTCGACTGGGACCAGTCGGACGTCGACGAGATCGGAAGCAACGTCGCGCCGTTCGTCGGCAACCTGATCTTCCGCCGGTCGGACTCGTGGCACGACTACCGCTACTACTCGCTGTACGACGCCTTCGAGACGGTGGCGACCGTCTTCGACGAGCGCGAGCGCTTCGAGGCGTTCCGACGGCTTCACGACGACTTCCTGACCCGGGTCCAGACGCGACTCCCGCCGGCCGGCGAGCGCCCGAGCGTGATGCTCACCTTCGAGGGCACGAACGAACCCGAGACGTTCTCGCCGTACCGGCTGACGGACAAGGGGACGAGCAAAAAGCAGTGGCGCGACCTGGGCGTCGGCGACGCGCTCGCCGGCACCGGCATCGAGAACCTCAGCACGGAGAACCGCGGCGAACTCGACTACGAGAACCTCCTCACGGTCGACCCCGACGTGTTGCTGATCCGCGGCCACGAACGCAAGTCCGCCGCCGAGTTCCGCGACACCGTCGTTCAGTTTATCGAGGACCACCCGGTCGGCGGCGAACTCACCGCCGTCCAGAACGGCCGCGTCTACCGCGGCGGCTACCTCCACCAGGGACCGATCCACAACCTGTTCCTCACCGAACGGGCCGCGAAACAGCTGTTCCCCGACGAGTTCGGGGACGTAACGAGCGACGCGGAGCTGTTCGACCGCGGGCGCGTCGCCGACATCGTCAACGGTGAGACCTGA
- a CDS encoding ABC transporter substrate-binding protein, which yields MSDDDTDTTEASTRRDYLTYGAAIVGGGLLAGCSGGESTPTDGAERGSTATPTETPTASTGSDSETAAPSTTAEPTTTGGYEACIEPVGCLSFDEVPETYIVNNGEWADMAFALGHREGFLTATNMIPGFLFEPFGLDVPALSETESLSATNWDKEVFYEQDPDVILMDPNYLHKTGWDDTWSREDTAEIRENVAPFFGNNILRRREFHDYRLYSLYEALERLADLFQERERYEALAAVHDSVQAEIDSRLPPAPERPEVGLVNSASNPNEGTFYPMDTRVEGVEMKPYRDLDVDSAFPADLVEAGTIDYEQLLEVDPEILVFHWGIGTTGDGDGFSAEAFREQYVAPLEADSVGSQLTAVQQGNVYPGAFGSQGPLVNLLQTELLAQQLYPEAFGAFDAESFPDVPEEHRLFDRQRVRDIVNGDI from the coding sequence ATGAGCGACGACGACACCGACACGACCGAGGCATCGACACGGCGAGACTACCTGACCTACGGCGCCGCGATCGTCGGCGGCGGCCTGCTCGCGGGCTGTTCGGGCGGCGAGTCCACGCCGACCGACGGCGCGGAGCGCGGTTCCACCGCTACGCCGACCGAGACGCCGACGGCGTCCACCGGTTCCGACTCCGAGACGGCGGCGCCGTCCACGACGGCGGAGCCGACGACGACCGGCGGCTACGAGGCCTGCATCGAACCCGTCGGCTGCCTGTCGTTCGACGAGGTACCGGAGACGTACATCGTCAACAACGGCGAGTGGGCGGACATGGCGTTCGCGCTCGGCCACCGCGAGGGGTTCCTGACCGCCACGAACATGATCCCGGGGTTCCTGTTCGAACCGTTCGGCCTCGACGTCCCGGCGCTCTCGGAAACCGAGTCACTCTCGGCCACGAACTGGGACAAGGAGGTCTTCTACGAGCAGGATCCGGACGTGATCCTGATGGACCCCAACTATCTCCACAAGACCGGATGGGACGACACGTGGAGTCGGGAGGACACCGCCGAGATCCGGGAGAACGTCGCGCCGTTCTTCGGCAACAATATCCTCCGCCGCCGGGAGTTCCACGACTACCGGCTTTACTCGCTGTACGAGGCGCTCGAACGCCTCGCCGACCTGTTCCAGGAGCGCGAGCGCTACGAGGCGCTCGCAGCGGTCCACGATTCGGTGCAGGCGGAGATCGACTCCCGGCTCCCGCCCGCCCCGGAGCGCCCTGAGGTCGGGCTCGTCAACAGCGCGTCGAACCCGAACGAGGGGACGTTCTACCCGATGGACACACGGGTTGAGGGCGTCGAGATGAAACCGTACCGGGATCTCGATGTCGACAGCGCGTTCCCCGCGGATCTGGTCGAGGCCGGGACGATCGACTACGAACAACTCCTCGAAGTGGACCCGGAGATACTCGTCTTCCACTGGGGGATCGGGACGACCGGCGACGGCGACGGCTTCTCCGCCGAGGCGTTCCGCGAGCAGTACGTCGCACCGCTCGAAGCCGACTCCGTCGGGAGCCAGCTCACGGCAGTGCAGCAGGGCAACGTCTATCCCGGCGCGTTCGGCTCGCAGGGGCCCTTGGTGAACCTGCTGCAGACGGAGCTGTTGGCTCAGCAGCTCTACCCGGAGGCGTTCGGCGCGTTCGACGCTGAGTCGTTTCCCGACGTTCCGGAAGAGCACCGTCTGTTCGACCGTCAGCGAGTTCGCGACATCGTCAACGGAGACATCTGA
- a CDS encoding ABC transporter substrate-binding protein codes for MSRDDPADEGPTRRGYLTYGGAIVAGGLLAGCASGGGSGDSAGSTDADTPTETPTPTEASDPTETATATESSTETPTQPESYTATMPPVGELTLDEPPSSWVGGLGFSADVLTALGQADGAVGMADPQFWYTGFYDFLDGVSAPATDDLAKFTTSDRDTDLEVLYELDPDLIAFDPNPLIAIYGLERGEAREIRENVAPWFGNESRRKRFGGWTHWPDGEPYPYLSLPEYIPEYAALFGEQERGEALLDLYEPFVDDVRSRVPPESERRSLALVNGQYNPENRDGWVVYNPKSAVEKTWGKKQYRDLNVVDAFEGAYDGQSSVIVDYEGLLEYDPDVIIFNFGVTYRDFQGENYIQQQREVLSDHPVGSQVTAVENGDLYVGGTPYQGPIINMFQTEMAAKQLYPDEFGTYPGYGELSESEQLFDRGRLADIVNGDI; via the coding sequence ATGTCGAGAGACGACCCTGCAGACGAGGGACCAACGCGCAGAGGCTACCTGACCTACGGCGGCGCGATCGTCGCCGGCGGACTGCTCGCCGGCTGTGCGAGCGGCGGCGGATCCGGCGACAGTGCGGGGTCGACGGACGCGGACACGCCGACGGAGACGCCGACGCCGACCGAGGCGTCGGACCCGACGGAGACCGCGACGGCGACCGAGTCGTCGACCGAGACACCCACGCAACCGGAGTCCTACACGGCGACGATGCCACCGGTCGGGGAACTCACGCTCGACGAGCCGCCGTCCTCGTGGGTGGGCGGCCTCGGGTTCAGCGCGGACGTGTTGACCGCGCTCGGGCAGGCCGACGGTGCCGTCGGGATGGCCGACCCGCAGTTCTGGTACACGGGGTTCTACGACTTCCTCGACGGCGTCTCGGCGCCCGCGACCGACGACCTCGCCAAGTTCACGACTTCGGACCGCGACACCGACCTCGAGGTGCTGTACGAACTCGACCCGGACCTGATAGCGTTCGATCCGAACCCCCTCATCGCGATCTACGGGCTCGAGCGCGGCGAGGCCCGAGAGATCCGGGAGAACGTCGCTCCCTGGTTCGGCAACGAGAGCCGACGCAAGCGCTTCGGGGGCTGGACCCACTGGCCCGACGGCGAGCCGTACCCCTACCTCTCCCTGCCCGAGTACATCCCGGAATACGCCGCCCTGTTCGGCGAGCAAGAGCGCGGCGAGGCGCTGTTGGACCTCTACGAGCCGTTCGTCGACGACGTTCGCTCGCGTGTCCCCCCCGAAAGCGAGCGCCGGTCGCTGGCGCTGGTGAACGGACAGTACAACCCGGAGAACCGCGACGGATGGGTCGTCTACAACCCGAAATCGGCGGTCGAGAAGACCTGGGGGAAGAAACAGTACCGCGACCTGAACGTCGTCGACGCGTTCGAAGGCGCCTACGACGGCCAATCCTCCGTGATCGTGGATTACGAGGGGCTCCTCGAGTACGACCCGGACGTCATCATCTTCAACTTCGGCGTCACGTATCGCGATTTCCAGGGTGAGAACTACATTCAACAGCAGCGGGAGGTGCTGTCGGACCACCCCGTCGGGAGCCAGGTGACCGCGGTCGAAAACGGCGACCTGTACGTCGGCGGCACCCCGTATCAGGGCCCGATCATCAACATGTTCCAGACGGAGATGGCCGCCAAGCAACTCTACCCCGACGAATTCGGCACCTATCCCGGATACGGAGAGCTCTCGGAGAGCGAACAGCTGTTCGACCGCGGGCGGCTCGCGGACATCGTCAACGGAGATATCTGA
- a CDS encoding FecCD family ABC transporter permease: MASESANATERLSRRRRVTDWLSGSLWSVVLGSLAVVVAGGLVQVSYGAYSMTLVEAWGAVFEPNVLFNAEAWRAFLLGTELPEMNQRSLIVWNIRLPRVLVAALVGANLAVSGAIFQAVTRNELASPFILGVSSGAGLMILLVLVVFSGVTLVIPYVFGTLVLGISSLLPVIAALGGITAFLIVYVIAWKNGTSPVRLVLAGVIVGTVFSSLQTGLFFFADDIGVVQSAIAWTTGSLTGTDWEQVRMALPWTGLALVLALASARQLNVLLLGEDTASSLGMNVEKIRFALSGVAVLAAAASIAVAGIVGFVGLIVPHMVRNVVGSDYRRLVVGCVFAGPALMVAADVGARLGLAVLLGSGGQMPVGIVTGLLGGPYFLYLMRKQERMGEI; the protein is encoded by the coding sequence ATGGCGAGCGAATCCGCGAACGCGACCGAGCGACTCTCGCGCCGGCGCCGGGTGACCGACTGGCTCTCGGGCTCGCTGTGGTCGGTCGTGCTCGGGAGTCTCGCGGTTGTCGTCGCCGGCGGGCTGGTCCAGGTCAGCTACGGTGCCTACTCGATGACGCTCGTCGAGGCGTGGGGGGCCGTGTTCGAGCCGAACGTGCTGTTCAACGCCGAAGCCTGGCGGGCGTTCCTGCTGGGGACGGAGCTACCGGAGATGAACCAGCGCAGCCTCATCGTCTGGAACATCCGTCTCCCGCGGGTGCTGGTCGCCGCCCTCGTCGGCGCGAACCTCGCCGTCTCGGGCGCCATCTTCCAGGCCGTCACCCGGAACGAACTCGCGAGCCCGTTCATCCTCGGCGTCTCCTCGGGCGCGGGGCTGATGATCCTGCTCGTGCTCGTGGTCTTCTCGGGCGTGACGCTCGTGATCCCCTACGTCTTCGGGACGCTCGTGTTGGGGATCTCGTCGCTACTGCCGGTGATCGCCGCACTGGGCGGGATCACCGCGTTCCTGATCGTCTACGTCATCGCCTGGAAGAACGGCACCTCGCCGGTGCGGCTGGTGCTGGCGGGCGTCATCGTCGGCACCGTCTTCAGCAGCCTCCAGACCGGACTCTTCTTCTTCGCCGACGACATCGGCGTGGTCCAGTCGGCCATCGCCTGGACGACCGGCTCGCTGACGGGGACCGACTGGGAACAGGTGCGGATGGCCCTGCCGTGGACGGGGCTGGCGCTCGTCCTCGCGCTCGCCAGCGCCCGCCAGCTCAACGTCCTCCTGCTGGGCGAGGACACCGCCTCGTCGCTCGGGATGAACGTCGAGAAGATCCGCTTCGCGCTGTCGGGCGTCGCGGTGCTGGCCGCCGCGGCGAGCATCGCCGTCGCCGGCATCGTCGGCTTCGTCGGCTTGATCGTCCCCCACATGGTCCGCAACGTCGTCGGCAGCGACTACCGCAGGCTCGTCGTCGGCTGCGTCTTCGCCGGCCCCGCGCTGATGGTCGCCGCCGACGTGGGCGCCCGACTCGGCTTGGCGGTACTGCTGGGTAGCGGCGGCCAGATGCCCGTCGGCATCGTCACCGGCCTGCTCGGCGGCCCGTACTTCCTGTATCTGATGCGCAAACAGGAGCGGATGGGCGAGATCTGA
- a CDS encoding NAD(P)/FAD-dependent oxidoreductase: MTETEPEPTREHDHDVVVVGGGPAGCSAGVFCAREGLDTVVYDRGRSSLQRCAYLENYLGFPEGIDIETLYDLMHDHAERAGCTIVPDLVESVDRTDDGDGFRVTPQEGEPVTARRVVAATRYDGEYMRGLDDDAAMFETHDHGDEEHEHFDKAYADHDGTTPVERLYVATPSEEDDQAIIAAGRGARVAHRVIADARIDDGWWEAVADGVDWVRREAELDDEWADRDQWVEWFDDHYAEEAPVDPDADRFRRVREASIDDSLSSYVSDGEIDTRTATGQETLAGHLDAERVATAVDDETLLDHVADESIRERARDIEADGRSAEAGE; the protein is encoded by the coding sequence ATGACCGAAACAGAACCCGAACCGACACGCGAGCACGACCATGACGTGGTCGTCGTCGGCGGCGGGCCGGCGGGCTGCTCGGCGGGCGTGTTCTGCGCCCGCGAGGGGCTCGACACGGTCGTCTACGACCGCGGCCGCTCCTCGCTCCAGCGGTGTGCCTACCTCGAGAACTACCTCGGCTTCCCCGAGGGTATTGACATCGAGACGCTGTACGACCTGATGCACGACCACGCCGAGCGAGCGGGCTGTACGATCGTCCCGGATCTGGTCGAATCGGTCGACCGGACCGACGACGGGGACGGGTTCCGCGTCACGCCCCAGGAGGGCGAGCCCGTCACCGCCCGTCGAGTCGTGGCCGCCACGCGCTACGACGGCGAGTACATGCGCGGGCTCGACGACGACGCGGCGATGTTCGAGACCCACGACCACGGCGACGAGGAACACGAACACTTCGACAAAGCGTACGCCGACCACGACGGGACGACGCCGGTCGAGCGGCTGTACGTCGCCACGCCCTCCGAGGAGGACGACCAGGCGATCATCGCCGCCGGTCGGGGGGCGCGGGTCGCACACCGGGTCATCGCCGACGCCCGGATCGACGACGGCTGGTGGGAGGCGGTCGCCGACGGCGTCGACTGGGTGCGCCGCGAGGCCGAACTCGACGACGAGTGGGCCGACCGCGACCAGTGGGTCGAGTGGTTCGACGACCACTACGCCGAGGAGGCGCCGGTCGACCCCGACGCCGACCGGTTCCGGCGCGTGCGCGAAGCGAGCATCGACGACTCGCTGTCGTCGTACGTCTCGGACGGGGAGATCGATACGCGGACGGCGACCGGACAGGAGACGCTCGCGGGTCACCTGGACGCCGAACGGGTGGCCACAGCGGTGGACGACGAGACGCTGCTCGACCACGTCGCCGACGAATCGATCCGCGAACGCGCCCGCGACATCGAAGCCGACGGGCGGTCCGCGGAGGCGGGCGAGTGA
- a CDS encoding ABC transporter substrate-binding protein: MPNNADDEAPTRREYVKYGGAIVAGSLLAGCASDGDPTESAAGDEPPQTSEPTATPTATSAATDALTETSEPVASDTPTATAANGPYSVTMEPVGTVEFESPPETWLPYTADWADMGVALGEGDGLAAVGVKARFGTHLYEELPGVSVDKSGLAQLWQDGTGKEIFYELDADLHVVDPNFMVNRLGWNEGDVDEIGESVAPFFGNTVFSRVYGWHDYGYYSLYEAFEKLAAAFRKRDRYEAFAAYHDEVIADVERRLPEETPDIAILYPAGSPPESFYPYLVGSGTQSKHWNDLEVGDALAKHGVTDAQAGGNTVDFETLLEIDPDALAVRISGETSDEDFRRDIVSHLEDHDVASQLTAVQDDRVVYGGLTYQGPIIHLFQLERAAQGLYADEFGGEQLFDRGRVADIVNGDI, translated from the coding sequence ATGCCAAACAATGCTGACGACGAGGCACCGACGCGGCGCGAGTACGTGAAATACGGCGGCGCGATCGTCGCCGGCAGCCTGCTCGCCGGCTGTGCGAGCGACGGCGACCCGACCGAGTCGGCCGCGGGCGACGAGCCCCCCCAGACGAGCGAGCCGACGGCCACCCCGACGGCGACGAGCGCGGCGACCGACGCGCTGACGGAGACGAGCGAGCCCGTGGCGAGCGATACGCCGACGGCGACCGCGGCGAACGGGCCCTACTCGGTGACGATGGAACCCGTGGGAACCGTCGAGTTCGAGTCACCGCCCGAGACGTGGCTCCCGTACACGGCCGACTGGGCTGACATGGGCGTCGCGCTCGGCGAGGGGGACGGCCTGGCGGCCGTCGGCGTCAAGGCCCGCTTCGGGACGCACCTCTACGAGGAACTGCCGGGCGTCTCCGTCGACAAGAGCGGCCTCGCGCAGCTCTGGCAGGACGGCACCGGCAAGGAGATCTTCTACGAACTCGACGCCGACCTCCACGTCGTCGACCCGAACTTCATGGTCAACCGGCTCGGCTGGAACGAGGGCGACGTCGACGAGATCGGCGAGAGCGTCGCGCCCTTCTTCGGGAACACGGTGTTCTCGCGCGTCTACGGCTGGCACGACTACGGCTACTACTCGCTGTACGAGGCCTTCGAGAAGCTCGCGGCGGCGTTCCGGAAACGGGACCGCTACGAGGCGTTCGCGGCGTATCACGACGAGGTGATCGCCGACGTGGAGCGGCGGCTCCCCGAGGAGACGCCCGACATCGCGATCCTCTATCCCGCGGGGAGTCCCCCGGAGTCGTTCTACCCCTACCTCGTCGGCTCGGGGACCCAGTCGAAACACTGGAACGACCTCGAGGTCGGCGACGCGCTGGCGAAACACGGCGTCACCGACGCCCAGGCCGGCGGCAACACCGTCGACTTCGAGACGCTGCTGGAGATCGACCCCGACGCCCTGGCCGTCAGGATCAGCGGCGAGACCAGCGACGAGGACTTCCGGCGCGACATCGTCTCGCACCTCGAAGACCACGACGTCGCGAGCCAGCTGACGGCCGTCCAGGACGACCGCGTCGTCTACGGCGGCCTGACCTACCAGGGACCGATCATCCACCTCTTCCAGCTCGAACGAGCGGCACAGGGGCTGTACGCCGACGAGTTCGGCGGCGAGCAGCTGTTCGACCGCGGGCGCGTGGCGGACATCGTCAACGGAGACATCTGA
- a CDS encoding HEAT repeat domain-containing protein: MNEDSAAADRVVEATEDGATEDARASLDALGTAPAERRTDALRELRALADERPGRFDGLAAALAPFLTDEERPVRLTTAKLLVAVAGAEPAAVVPVVEALADRLADDDEFYYVRARSAEALGYVALEHPDAVASPDVLADLRIGLAFDEPEVTEKLAKALAFVALGDPDRLRHLVGRLAEHLDDDSEFVRYHLCTALAAVGSTHPERLEAASGPLVARLDDSDSHVRGRATEALASLVAADADASLPAIPEPADADEDDGDEFAARRMHALAARVHGEDSPVEASTAEAVGTLESIRETTEPAVEAMRSPDADGECPHCGLELPDQGPPMCPRCGAPR, encoded by the coding sequence ATGAACGAGGACTCGGCGGCGGCCGACCGCGTCGTGGAGGCGACCGAGGACGGTGCGACCGAAGACGCGCGGGCGTCGCTGGACGCGCTCGGGACGGCACCGGCCGAACGGCGGACGGACGCACTCCGGGAGCTGCGGGCGCTGGCCGACGAACGACCCGGTCGGTTCGACGGGCTCGCCGCGGCGCTGGCGCCGTTCCTGACCGACGAGGAACGGCCGGTCCGGCTGACGACCGCGAAGCTGTTGGTCGCGGTCGCCGGCGCCGAACCGGCGGCCGTCGTCCCGGTCGTCGAGGCGCTGGCCGACCGGCTGGCCGACGACGACGAGTTCTACTACGTCCGGGCGCGGTCGGCCGAAGCGCTCGGCTACGTCGCCCTGGAGCACCCCGACGCGGTCGCCTCGCCGGACGTGCTGGCTGACCTGCGGATCGGGCTGGCGTTCGACGAACCGGAGGTCACCGAGAAACTCGCCAAGGCGCTGGCGTTCGTGGCGCTGGGCGACCCCGACCGGCTCCGCCACCTGGTCGGACGCCTCGCCGAACACCTCGACGACGACAGCGAGTTCGTCAGATATCACCTCTGTACGGCGCTGGCCGCCGTCGGATCGACGCACCCGGAGCGATTGGAAGCCGCGAGCGGCCCCCTGGTCGCGCGGCTGGACGACTCCGATTCGCACGTTCGCGGGCGCGCAACGGAGGCGCTGGCGTCGCTCGTCGCGGCCGACGCCGACGCGTCGCTCCCGGCCATCCCGGAGCCGGCGGACGCCGACGAGGACGACGGTGACGAATTCGCCGCCCGGCGGATGCACGCCCTCGCGGCCCGCGTCCACGGGGAGGACTCCCCCGTCGAGGCGTCGACGGCCGAAGCGGTCGGCACGCTCGAATCGATACGGGAGACGACCGAACCGGCCGTCGAAGCGATGCGGTCGCCGGATGCCGACGGCGAGTGCCCCCACTGCGGCCTCGAACTACCCGATCAGGGACCACCGATGTGTCCGCGTTGCGGCGCCCCCCGCTGA